Below is a window of Desulfurobacteriaceae bacterium DNA.
TTCTTACAAGACGTGATGTGATAGTGGTTTCTTCTGTTTCTTGTATTTATGGTCTTGGTTCTCCAGACTTTTACAAAAAACTTTCTCTGCAATTTCGTGTTGGTGAAGAAATAGATAGGGACGAAACAATTAGAAAACTAATTACCTTAGGATACGAGCGAAGCGATTACGATCTAAGACCTGCAATTTTTAAGGTAAGAGGAGACGTTATAGACATCTTTCCTTCCGATGTTGAAGATCACTTTATAAGAATAGAACTCTTTGGAGATGAAGTTGAAAGTATTAGTATGCTTGATTACTTTAACCAAAGAGTTCTGAAAGAATTTAATTCTTACACCGTTTACCCAGCCTCTCACTACGCTACACCTTATTCTAGGATAGTGGAAGCTGTTCGGTCGATAGAAAAAGAACTTGAAGAAAGAGTTAGTTATTTTCTAGAGCAGGGAAAGGAACTTGAAGCAAGGAGAATAGAACAAAGAACAAGATATGACATAGAACTTCTCTTGGAAATTGGACACTGTAAAGGAATAGAAAATTACTCAAGACATTTAGATGGTAGAAAGCCAGGAGAACCACCTTATACTCTTCTTGATTACTTTCCTGACGATTTTTTGGTGATTATAGACGAGTCTCACGTAACAATTCCGCAAATAAAAGCAATGTATAAAGGTGATAGAGCCAGAAAGTTCAACCTGGTTGAACACGGCTTTCGTCTTCCTTCAGCCTACGATAATAGACCCCTAACCTTCGAAGAGTTTTTAGAAAAAGTTCCACAAGCTATATTCGTTTCTGCAACTCCAGGAGAATTTGAACTTTCCGTATCAAGTAAAGTTGTTGAACAAATTATTAGACCTACAGGACTTTTAGATCCAATAGTAGAGGTTAGGGAAACTAACGGACAGATAGACCATCTTTTAAGTGAGATTAGAAAAGTAATAGAAAGAAATGAAAGGGTTCTTATAACAACTTTAACAAAGAGGAACGCTGAAGAATTAACAGATTACCTTCTTGAAAAGGGAATAAAAGCGAAATACTTGCACTCTGAAATAGACTCCGTTGAAAGGGTAGAAATAATAAGAGGGTTAAGAAGTGGAGAGTTTGATGTTCTTGTTGGGGTTAACCTTTTAAGAGAAGGTTTGGATTTACCTGAAGTTTCTCTTGTTGCAATTCTTGATGCAGACAAGGAAGGATTTTTGCGTTCAACGACTTCTTTAATACAAACGATTGGAAGGGCTGCAAGGAACGTTAACGGTAAAGTGATTCTTTACGCAGATAAAATTACTTCTTCTATGAAGAAAGCTATTGAGGAAACCAATAGGAGAAGAAAAATTCAAGAGGAATACAACAAGAAACACGGAATTATTCCTCAAACTGTGAAAAGGAATCTTGATAGCAGTATATTAGAAGATGCAGGATTGACTATATATTGTAAATTGAAAGATAGTAATACGTTCCCTAAATCTGAAGAAGAAGTTTTAAGGGAAATAGCAAAACTTGAAAAGGAAATGAAAGAAGCTGCTA
It encodes the following:
- the uvrB gene encoding excinuclease ABC subunit UvrB, yielding MERRFKVVSSFSPKGDQPKAIKELSEGIKKGLKYQTLLGITGSGKTYTIAKVIEKVQKPTLVISHNKVLAAQLYHELKNFFPENAVEYFISYYDYYQPEAYLPSKDLYIEKDCSINPVIDRMRHSATVSLLTRRDVIVVSSVSCIYGLGSPDFYKKLSLQFRVGEEIDRDETIRKLITLGYERSDYDLRPAIFKVRGDVIDIFPSDVEDHFIRIELFGDEVESISMLDYFNQRVLKEFNSYTVYPASHYATPYSRIVEAVRSIEKELEERVSYFLEQGKELEARRIEQRTRYDIELLLEIGHCKGIENYSRHLDGRKPGEPPYTLLDYFPDDFLVIIDESHVTIPQIKAMYKGDRARKFNLVEHGFRLPSAYDNRPLTFEEFLEKVPQAIFVSATPGEFELSVSSKVVEQIIRPTGLLDPIVEVRETNGQIDHLLSEIRKVIERNERVLITTLTKRNAEELTDYLLEKGIKAKYLHSEIDSVERVEIIRGLRSGEFDVLVGVNLLREGLDLPEVSLVAILDADKEGFLRSTTSLIQTIGRAARNVNGKVILYADKITSSMKKAIEETNRRRKIQEEYNKKHGIIPQTVKRNLDSSILEDAGLTIYCKLKDSNTFPKSEEEVLREIAKLEKEMKEAA